The following nucleotide sequence is from Calditrichota bacterium.
TTTCCGACTTTATTGCCGGACCCAAACCCACCTCGTCGGCCATGTCCGCGAAAACCTTTTCCACTACCTTGATTGTCGTTAATGCCGTCACCGTTTCGGTCAATAAAATTTTTTCCCTGGCCGGCTTTTCGATTTTTGGGACCCGTGTAATCCGGATCAACGCCATTTGGAATTCCATCACCGTCGTGGTCAGGCGCGTTGTCATTAAAGCCGTCGCCATTTTTATCAACAAAATGGTAACCATGCTGCATTTTGCTGGGATCGACTGTGACTTGCTGCTGCGTCTTGACTTTTGCCTTAGTGTTATCTGTTTGCTGGGCAAAAACTGCCACGACAGAAAAAAGCAAAAAAACAAATAGACCAGCCAGTAGCGTTGACATTTTGTTTCTCATTCTGAACCTCCGTCGTTAATTTCAGTTATAGTTTCGCTTGTCATTTGTTACCGCTTATTCAACTACTGTGCCAGCATATTTTGTTTGATTTAATTCTTTATTTATTTGTAAGTTACAAACTTACTTCAAATTTTCCGTTTATTTCAATTTCGACCGCTTGGTCGAACTACTCGCCCCAATCGGCGAAAAATCAAAACATGAGAATGTTTTTTAACTTTATCAAAAACTGAACATAAAAAATTGGGAGAAGTATAAATTTCAACTCCATTTAATAATGCCTAGCGAATGATTTTTTCATTTTTAGTGTCTAATTATGGAGATACTTGTCAAAAATTTGGTTAACTAACGGCTAACAAAATTGCGCGAACAGGAACTTCTCCCAAAAATTGCCACAGGCGACATAAACGCATTCAAGCGATTATTTGAAAAATACCAGACATCGGTATTCAATCTCTGCTTTCGATTCGCCAAAAATCGGGAGGAAGCCGAGGATTTGTGTCAGGAGGTATTCTTAAAAATATTTCAAGCTGCGCATACTTTTCGCCAGCAATCTCGTCTCTCCACCTGGATTTACCGCATTACTGTCAATTTGTGTCTGAATTACAACAGGCAAAAAAATCGCTACTCATGGTTTTCGCTGCAAGACCTGGTAAAAGCGAAAAATTCATCCGAGCATGACATCGAAGACGTCACTCTGACAAATCCGGAAGAGAATCTCGAAATCTTTGAACGGGAAAAAATAGTTCAACGGGCAATTCAGTCGCTCCCGAAAAATCAACGCATTGCTTTAGTTTTGCAAAGATACGAAGAATTATCAGTGAAAGAAATTGCAGAAATTCTCGATTGTTCTGAATCTTCGGTCCAATCCCGGCTTTCGCGGGCGCGCGAGAATCTCGCAAAGAAACTACTTCCGTTAGCACAGGATATCTAACCGACCGAATGATTTTTCCCCGCGGTGTGTCTAATAATTATAAGGAGACCAAAAGATGAAATGCACAGCCGCAAAGAAAAAATTTATCGCCTTGATCGACGGCGAATTGACTAAAAATGAGAAGATTGCAATTCAAACCCATCTGGAAGTTTGTTCCAAATGCCAAGTAGATTTTGAATTTTTGAAAAAAATTTATATTCCTGCTCACGAGCTTAAGCCAATTGCACCCGCTCCTTTTTTGTGGCAAAAAATTTATCTTCGCCTTGCTGAAAGAAAACAGAAAAAAACTTGGGGATTTGGCATTAGTGAGTTCTTTCCCAGAATAGCAACTGCCGCTGCAATTTTTTTGCTACTGGTTACAGGAATCACGTTTGGGGTTTATCTGGGCAATTTTTCAGACAGCATTGTTGCTACCGACCAGAATACGACCGCGCCAACTGAAGAATTGGTGCGTGACGCCTATTTAGACGCTTTTGATACGATTCCGCCAGAATCGGTGGCCGGAGTTTATTTTTCATTACAAACTGCTGAACCAGATGACGGACAACAATAGAATTTTAGCAATTTTAAACAAACCGGAATAGTATAAAAGCCATGAAGAAAAAGCTTTTTATCCTCGGCCTGATTTTATTGACAATAATAAATTTATCGGCATTTGGCACTTTGACTTATCGTAAATACTGCCAGCGGAGCACAGCCTGCCCCATGACTGAAGCCAAATCGCTTCGCGGCCAGGCAATCTGTCAAAA
It contains:
- a CDS encoding sigma-70 family RNA polymerase sigma factor — translated: MREQELLPKIATGDINAFKRLFEKYQTSVFNLCFRFAKNREEAEDLCQEVFLKIFQAAHTFRQQSRLSTWIYRITVNLCLNYNRQKNRYSWFSLQDLVKAKNSSEHDIEDVTLTNPEENLEIFEREKIVQRAIQSLPKNQRIALVLQRYEELSVKEIAEILDCSESSVQSRLSRARENLAKKLLPLAQDI
- a CDS encoding zf-HC2 domain-containing protein, encoding MKCTAAKKKFIALIDGELTKNEKIAIQTHLEVCSKCQVDFEFLKKIYIPAHELKPIAPAPFLWQKIYLRLAERKQKKTWGFGISEFFPRIATAAAIFLLLVTGITFGVYLGNFSDSIVATDQNTTAPTEELVRDAYLDAFDTIPPESVAGVYFSLQTAEPDDGQQ